The following proteins come from a genomic window of Alicyclobacillus dauci:
- a CDS encoding nucleotidyltransferase family protein: protein MKAVIMAGGRGTRLQPLTKRMPKPMLELLDRPTMEYIVELLAAHDFNDITITVCYMADAIRSYFSDGAEWGVRIRYQEESVPLGTAGGVKRLQHQLQETFIVTSGDGLTDFNLSQALEQHRRNGGIATLLLKEIHCPLGYGTVELDEGGRISKFVEKPHTWIDGQGYLVNTGIYILEPEVFDYIPDGEPFDFGRQLFPLLVERDIPIFGYEASGYWSDVGTLQQYYQTQLDMIHGRVKVNLPVEVASVY, encoded by the coding sequence ATGAAGGCTGTGATCATGGCAGGTGGCAGAGGAACGCGACTGCAGCCATTGACGAAACGGATGCCGAAGCCTATGCTGGAGCTTCTGGATCGTCCAACGATGGAGTACATCGTGGAATTACTTGCCGCACATGATTTTAACGACATCACGATCACGGTTTGCTACATGGCTGACGCCATTCGCAGCTACTTTTCAGATGGTGCGGAGTGGGGCGTTCGAATTCGCTATCAAGAAGAGTCTGTTCCCTTGGGCACCGCGGGCGGTGTAAAGAGATTGCAGCATCAACTGCAAGAGACATTCATTGTCACGAGCGGGGACGGGTTGACGGATTTTAACCTCTCACAGGCACTTGAACAGCATCGTCGGAATGGTGGGATCGCGACGCTCCTTTTAAAGGAAATCCACTGTCCACTAGGTTACGGGACAGTTGAACTTGACGAAGGTGGACGTATTTCCAAATTTGTTGAAAAGCCGCACACATGGATTGATGGACAGGGGTATTTGGTGAACACAGGGATTTATATTTTGGAACCTGAAGTATTCGATTATATCCCGGATGGTGAGCCATTCGATTTCGGTCGGCAGTTGTTTCCGTTACTGGTGGAGAGAGATATCCCAATATTCGGTTATGAAGCGAGTGGATATTGGTCTGACGTTGGAACGTTGCAGCAATATTATCAAACGCAACTCGACATGATCCACGGTCGCGTGAAAGTCAATTTACCTGTAGAAGTCGCATCGGTGTATTAA
- a CDS encoding glycoside hydrolase family 15 protein codes for MRDQVQRVLDTLRQPRGLYVASPSNTYHYIWIRDISYIALSELHRDNGRFEETYYGLLDILRKYEWKLTYHATKRPVETYEYIHPRYTADTLEEVNQPWGNAQNDAIGAFLFGIGEGLRRGKKMLRDERDRKMIQLLVQYLTTLEYWMDEDNGMWEENRERHASSIGACAAGLLAIQPYFDVPWEPIQAGLSALFQLLPRESATKECDLALLSLVYPYELVPRAMREVIINRVEERLLRQSGVIRYEGDLYYQEDGKEAEWCMGLPWLGLCHATIGNMDKAQSYLTRTVQVMAHGAKIPELYVMHRRQPNENTPLGWSHALWLVLFDTISSGKTAHIFH; via the coding sequence ATGCGAGACCAAGTGCAGCGTGTCTTAGATACATTGCGGCAGCCAAGGGGACTCTATGTAGCAAGCCCTTCAAATACGTACCATTACATTTGGATTCGGGACATCAGTTATATTGCGTTGTCCGAACTTCACCGTGACAACGGACGATTCGAGGAGACATACTACGGGCTTCTTGACATTTTACGAAAGTATGAATGGAAATTGACGTATCATGCGACGAAACGGCCTGTTGAAACGTATGAATACATTCATCCACGATATACCGCGGATACCCTTGAAGAGGTCAATCAACCGTGGGGGAATGCGCAGAACGATGCAATTGGTGCTTTTCTGTTTGGGATCGGTGAAGGGCTGCGCCGGGGGAAGAAGATGTTGCGGGACGAGCGTGATCGAAAAATGATTCAGTTGCTCGTTCAGTACTTGACGACGCTCGAGTATTGGATGGACGAAGACAATGGGATGTGGGAAGAAAATCGAGAACGTCACGCGAGCAGTATTGGTGCTTGCGCTGCGGGGCTGTTAGCCATTCAGCCGTATTTCGACGTCCCTTGGGAACCCATTCAAGCTGGCCTGAGTGCGCTCTTTCAACTCCTACCGAGGGAAAGCGCTACCAAGGAATGCGATCTGGCACTGTTGAGCCTAGTCTACCCGTACGAGCTCGTGCCGCGGGCCATGCGAGAGGTGATCATCAATCGTGTCGAGGAAAGATTGCTGCGCCAAAGCGGCGTCATTCGGTACGAGGGAGATCTGTACTACCAAGAGGATGGGAAAGAAGCCGAGTGGTGTATGGGACTCCCTTGGTTAGGTCTCTGTCATGCGACCATCGGTAACATGGACAAAGCGCAATCATACTTGACTCGAACGGTACAAGTCATGGCACATGGTGCGAAAATTCCGGAACTATACGTAATGCACCGGCGTCAGCCGAACGAGAACACGCCTCTCGGGTGGTCGCATGCCCTGTGGCTTGTACTGTTTGACACGATATCCTCAGGCAAGACTGCTCATATTTTCCATTGA
- a CDS encoding amino acid permease: MQLEQTTLESSAPRTSGHLHRALRARHLSMIAIGGAIGTGLFVASGSSISTAGPGGALAAYLIIGIMVYFLMTSLGEMATFLPEAGSFETYATRYVDPAFGFALGWNYWYTWATTLAAELAAGAIVMKYWFPHSPSILWSAIFLCLLLLLNVGSVKGYGEGEFWFAGIKVVTILAFLVVGILMIFGVLSGKPVGFGNFTLGGTPFHGGAMSLFSTFLVAGFAFQGTEVVGLAAGESENPAKNVPRAIRQVFWRILIFYVLAIFVIAMLIPYTDPNLLNSGVNNVSVSPFTLVFQRAGFAFAAAVMNAIILTAVLSAGNSAVYASTRMLWALAREGKAPRALGKVNSRGVPVNALLVNIAFAFVSFLLSLVGHQQVYTWMMNAAGLTGFIAWLGIAISHYRFRRAYVMQGYDLHDLAYRAKWYPFGPIFSLVLCLVVILGQDLSGFVGGHINWLGVVATYVSIPLFVIVWLGYKLVKKTKIVPLNECDFTKRSQL; this comes from the coding sequence ATGCAACTAGAACAGACGACGTTGGAATCCTCCGCCCCTCGAACGAGTGGGCATTTGCATCGGGCTCTCCGGGCTCGACATTTGTCCATGATTGCCATTGGTGGCGCCATTGGGACGGGACTCTTTGTGGCCAGCGGTTCCTCCATCAGCACCGCAGGGCCTGGTGGGGCGCTGGCGGCATATCTTATCATCGGCATTATGGTCTACTTTTTGATGACAAGCTTAGGTGAAATGGCAACATTTCTTCCCGAAGCAGGCTCCTTCGAAACATATGCCACCCGCTACGTCGATCCGGCGTTCGGATTCGCACTGGGGTGGAACTATTGGTACACATGGGCCACCACATTGGCTGCTGAGCTAGCCGCCGGTGCAATCGTTATGAAGTACTGGTTCCCTCATAGCCCATCTATTTTGTGGAGCGCTATATTTCTATGCTTACTGTTGCTCCTAAATGTGGGCAGCGTAAAGGGGTACGGCGAAGGCGAGTTCTGGTTCGCCGGGATTAAAGTCGTCACGATACTCGCATTTCTCGTTGTGGGCATTCTCATGATCTTTGGTGTATTGTCTGGGAAGCCAGTGGGATTTGGGAATTTCACGCTAGGTGGTACACCGTTTCACGGTGGGGCCATGTCGCTTTTCAGTACCTTTTTAGTCGCAGGGTTTGCCTTTCAAGGTACGGAAGTGGTTGGACTTGCTGCTGGTGAAAGTGAAAACCCTGCGAAAAATGTCCCGAGAGCGATTCGCCAAGTATTCTGGAGAATTTTGATCTTCTACGTACTTGCTATATTCGTGATCGCTATGCTGATCCCATATACCGATCCCAACTTACTCAATTCGGGTGTAAATAATGTTTCCGTCAGCCCTTTCACCCTCGTGTTTCAACGGGCAGGATTCGCATTTGCAGCCGCAGTGATGAACGCCATTATTCTCACGGCCGTCCTCTCCGCTGGAAACTCTGCTGTCTACGCGTCCACGCGAATGTTGTGGGCATTGGCACGTGAAGGGAAGGCCCCTCGCGCCCTTGGCAAAGTGAATTCTCGTGGTGTACCTGTAAATGCCTTGCTCGTGAACATTGCCTTTGCATTTGTGTCATTTCTGCTGTCCTTAGTCGGGCATCAACAGGTATACACCTGGATGATGAACGCTGCAGGGTTAACAGGATTTATTGCATGGCTTGGTATCGCCATCAGCCACTATCGCTTTCGCCGAGCGTACGTCATGCAAGGCTATGACCTGCACGATCTCGCCTACCGAGCCAAATGGTATCCATTCGGACCGATTTTCTCGCTCGTGTTGTGCCTCGTCGTCATTTTGGGTCAGGATTTAAGTGGATTTGTGGGTGGCCATATCAACTGGCTGGGTGTCGTCGCCACCTACGTGAGTATCCCGCTATTCGTCATTGTGTGGCTGGGTTACAAGCTGGTTAAAAAGACAAAGATTGTGCCATTAAACGAGTGTGATTTCACAAAGCGCTCTCAATTATAA
- a CDS encoding FUSC family protein: MMWRKGTFRGLDDITKHDRTKLRTVPALYNAIAIAIPLIVGVASSHILSGLGIAIGALVTAFSGMTGTSRKRLRTMLIVSVWTAVATFLGAWSGGTAWLVVILIVLSGFTGGMMTAVSATAGQVGVLTTNALIIISRSPQDLTHSLESGLFVFAGGMLQILMMIISDVFRNVDEETKAVMSVYRAIGEYAVSRSRQADLQVASSLLEVDTALNDSYVRKQEWQKLRVLAELGELIRIDIVTLTRLMKTEQNKSGEPNDDANRISHALRHVAAVMTAIADGLGAHKMRDLAGHDSLAILEGTIRDMTHSQQFRGESDTDRCLHQLYSKIGQVVDVLYGESLSPAYAVAYAPHRSETSQLRRMTVILRSNLSFRSSYFRHALRLAVGLTIASIIYRTLPFDRGYWLPLTTGIILKADFFSTFSRGIARVLGTLAGVLVATLLAAIPDPSHAIDIILVLLFAWAMYTVVNFNFALFSFFVTSEIIVLMSFFQNSTPLATITARVIDTFIGCLLALVIYILWPTWQRQNVSMALADTVAAVRTYYLAVVDPYSSSHRIQTARKQARLARTNAAGVIDQFLREPVEFELDAYAVSGLLTAVHRFSDTLLSLESGVDDDRALLSNEEVVVWAGEMGRVLARSKQCCAERILHQLLLNAQRSIFKPSTNSHRLSSH, encoded by the coding sequence ATGATGTGGCGAAAAGGCACATTTCGGGGGTTAGATGATATTACGAAGCATGATCGTACAAAGCTTCGAACCGTTCCGGCCTTATATAACGCCATCGCTATTGCCATACCGCTCATTGTGGGCGTCGCTTCTTCACACATTTTGTCTGGGCTGGGTATCGCCATCGGCGCGTTGGTGACTGCATTTTCAGGGATGACGGGCACCTCACGAAAACGACTGAGGACGATGCTCATCGTCAGTGTATGGACGGCTGTGGCAACCTTCCTTGGTGCATGGTCCGGTGGAACAGCCTGGTTAGTCGTCATCCTCATTGTCCTCAGTGGCTTTACTGGCGGCATGATGACGGCCGTAAGCGCGACTGCAGGACAAGTAGGTGTGCTGACGACGAATGCACTAATTATTATCTCGCGCTCCCCACAAGACTTGACCCATTCATTGGAGAGCGGTCTATTTGTGTTTGCTGGGGGAATGCTTCAGATACTGATGATGATCATCTCAGATGTCTTCCGCAACGTTGATGAAGAGACCAAGGCCGTGATGTCCGTCTACAGAGCTATCGGCGAGTACGCAGTTTCGCGAAGTCGCCAGGCTGACTTACAGGTTGCGTCCAGTCTCCTGGAGGTCGATACGGCCTTAAATGATTCGTACGTCCGTAAGCAGGAATGGCAAAAATTGCGGGTTCTCGCTGAGCTCGGGGAACTCATTCGCATTGATATCGTCACGCTCACAAGATTGATGAAAACCGAGCAGAATAAATCTGGAGAGCCGAATGACGATGCCAACCGGATCTCTCATGCCCTGCGTCACGTTGCGGCCGTCATGACGGCCATCGCTGACGGATTAGGGGCGCATAAAATGCGTGACTTAGCAGGACACGATTCACTCGCCATTCTTGAGGGCACGATCCGTGACATGACCCATAGCCAACAGTTCCGTGGCGAGTCGGACACAGATAGGTGCTTACATCAGCTATATTCTAAAATTGGCCAGGTCGTGGATGTCCTTTACGGTGAATCACTTAGCCCGGCTTACGCTGTGGCCTACGCACCTCACCGCTCGGAAACCTCGCAGTTGCGGAGAATGACAGTTATTCTTCGGTCCAATTTGTCATTTCGTTCGAGCTACTTTCGCCATGCACTGCGACTTGCTGTCGGCCTAACGATTGCGTCCATCATTTATCGCACACTCCCGTTTGACCGAGGGTACTGGCTCCCACTGACAACGGGTATCATTTTGAAGGCGGATTTTTTCAGTACGTTTTCTCGAGGTATCGCCCGCGTTCTCGGTACGTTGGCCGGGGTGTTGGTGGCCACGCTGCTGGCTGCAATTCCGGACCCGAGTCACGCCATTGACATTATCCTGGTCTTGTTGTTCGCTTGGGCCATGTATACGGTAGTCAATTTTAATTTCGCTCTGTTTTCCTTTTTCGTTACGTCTGAGATAATCGTGCTGATGTCTTTCTTTCAAAACAGCACTCCGCTTGCCACGATCACTGCACGCGTGATCGACACGTTTATCGGATGCCTTCTCGCACTCGTCATTTACATTCTTTGGCCCACTTGGCAGCGTCAAAACGTATCAATGGCTTTAGCAGACACGGTCGCCGCAGTACGGACGTACTACCTGGCCGTGGTCGACCCCTATTCGTCATCGCACCGAATTCAAACAGCACGTAAGCAAGCGCGATTGGCTCGAACGAATGCCGCGGGCGTGATCGACCAATTTTTGCGAGAACCAGTTGAGTTTGAACTGGATGCCTACGCTGTTTCAGGTCTACTTACGGCTGTCCACCGATTTTCCGACACCCTCCTTTCGCTCGAATCGGGTGTCGACGACGATCGCGCGCTCTTGTCGAATGAGGAGGTCGTCGTATGGGCTGGGGAGATGGGGCGTGTTTTGGCGAGATCGAAACAGTGCTGCGCCGAACGGATACTTCACCAACTGTTGCTGAACGCTCAGCGATCAATTTTCAAACCATCAACCAACTCCCATCGACTTTCCTCGCATTAG
- a CDS encoding mismatch-specific DNA-glycosylase, protein MTTELLKQNLKLLFIGFNPSPKSAETGWNYAGPNNRFYRILYEAGFTSRLFTPSESRILFDDYDFGFTNLVKRPTPRASDLTTAEYRDGAVRLLHTLTTYQPTFACFVGKGVYHHFSRRQKSGWGWTEHDIPNLRTRFFVAPGTSGLVRLKLAEQVSVYRELCEALKEIDSGAR, encoded by the coding sequence ATGACCACCGAATTGCTTAAACAAAACCTGAAACTGCTCTTTATTGGATTCAATCCGTCTCCAAAGTCAGCTGAGACTGGCTGGAACTATGCCGGCCCAAACAACCGATTCTACCGGATCCTCTATGAAGCAGGGTTCACATCACGGTTATTCACACCGTCGGAAAGCCGAATTTTGTTCGACGACTACGACTTTGGATTCACCAATCTAGTGAAACGCCCAACGCCACGAGCAAGCGATCTCACTACAGCAGAATACCGAGACGGCGCTGTCCGTCTCCTTCACACCCTGACAACCTATCAACCCACATTTGCATGCTTTGTAGGCAAGGGTGTATACCACCACTTCTCCCGCCGTCAAAAGTCGGGCTGGGGTTGGACGGAGCATGATATCCCCAACTTGCGAACCAGGTTCTTTGTAGCACCTGGAACAAGCGGTCTAGTGCGCCTGAAGCTGGCTGAGCAGGTGTCGGTGTATCGGGAGTTGTGTGAGGCACTGAAGGAGATTGATTCGGGAGCGAGGTGA
- a CDS encoding GNAT family N-acetyltransferase, with amino-acid sequence MKLRYVRDSDYNQVRGALNDWWGGRQMTHLLPRLFFEHFQRTSLVIEEGDVIVAFLVGFVSQTHQNEAYIHFVGVHPDYRRDGLGRRLYETFFDTVRHFGCDTVRCITSPVNTGSIAYHERMGFTTSFVKDYAGPGEDRVLFVKHISQE; translated from the coding sequence ATGAAACTGAGATACGTTCGTGATTCCGACTACAATCAAGTTCGTGGCGCACTGAATGACTGGTGGGGCGGTCGGCAAATGACGCATCTGTTGCCGAGATTGTTTTTTGAGCACTTTCAGCGGACGAGTCTTGTCATTGAGGAGGGCGACGTGATCGTGGCGTTTCTCGTCGGTTTCGTCTCACAAACGCATCAAAACGAGGCATACATACACTTTGTGGGCGTCCACCCGGACTACCGTAGGGACGGGTTAGGGCGCAGGCTGTACGAGACGTTTTTTGATACAGTGCGTCATTTCGGCTGCGATACCGTGCGGTGTATCACGTCGCCCGTCAACACTGGATCGATTGCCTACCATGAGCGCATGGGGTTCACGACGTCCTTCGTGAAGGACTACGCGGGGCCAGGGGAGGATCGCGTTTTGTTTGTGAAACATATTTCCCAAGAATAA
- the glnA gene encoding type I glutamate--ammonia ligase — protein sequence MNTQDVFDLIKSHQIEMVDLRIVDPAGRQHHVTIPAVEVTDELLEVGTPFDGSSIQGFRSIEDSDMIMRPILDTAYVDPFFSVPTLSLHCQVFDPNGTRYDRDPRYIAEKAESYLKQAGIAETAFFGPELEFFIFDDVRFQSGQESSFYFIDSEEAAWNSGSAQDGPNLAYKVKPKGGYFPVPPTDALHDIRTDMVKELMAAGIRIERHHHEVATAGQSEINFRFDTLTKTADNTMLYKYIVRQVARRHGKVATFMPKPLYGDNGSGMHVHQSLFNGDIPLFYDETGYAHLSDLARHYIAGILLHAPSLLAFSNPSTNSYRRLVPGFEAPVNLVFSKGNRSAAVRVPVANISPKSARIEFRTPDATANPYIAFAAMLMAGIDGIRQQLEPTELGFGPLDKNIYDLPATERAKIRAVPSSFESVLASLEEDHEFLLQGGVFTKDFIQSWIQLKRSTEIEPLNQRPHPHEFHLYLDL from the coding sequence GTGAACACGCAGGACGTTTTCGATCTCATCAAATCGCACCAAATCGAAATGGTGGACTTACGCATTGTCGATCCCGCCGGTCGTCAACACCATGTTACCATTCCAGCCGTTGAAGTCACGGACGAACTCCTCGAAGTTGGCACGCCGTTCGACGGATCGAGTATTCAGGGCTTTCGCAGCATTGAAGACAGCGACATGATCATGCGGCCCATCCTAGACACCGCATACGTCGATCCCTTCTTCAGCGTCCCCACCCTTTCCCTTCACTGCCAAGTGTTCGATCCCAACGGTACAAGATATGACAGAGACCCACGCTATATCGCCGAAAAAGCGGAAAGCTATTTGAAGCAAGCCGGGATCGCCGAAACAGCATTTTTTGGACCAGAACTCGAGTTTTTCATCTTTGACGACGTTCGCTTCCAGTCCGGGCAAGAATCATCTTTCTACTTCATCGACTCAGAAGAAGCGGCTTGGAACTCCGGCAGCGCACAAGACGGACCGAACCTCGCCTACAAAGTAAAGCCGAAAGGTGGATACTTCCCCGTTCCTCCGACCGACGCGCTCCACGACATCCGCACAGACATGGTCAAGGAACTGATGGCCGCTGGCATTCGCATCGAGCGCCATCACCACGAAGTTGCCACCGCTGGACAATCGGAAATCAACTTCCGCTTTGACACGCTAACCAAAACAGCAGACAACACGATGCTGTACAAATACATCGTTCGCCAAGTCGCTCGTCGCCACGGCAAAGTTGCCACGTTCATGCCAAAACCGCTGTACGGTGACAATGGCTCCGGCATGCACGTCCACCAGAGCCTCTTCAACGGCGACATTCCCTTGTTCTACGACGAAACCGGCTATGCACACTTAAGCGATCTCGCCCGCCACTATATCGCCGGCATCCTCCTCCATGCACCAAGCCTGCTGGCGTTCTCGAACCCGAGTACCAACTCCTATCGGCGCCTTGTCCCAGGGTTCGAAGCACCAGTGAATCTTGTTTTCTCCAAGGGCAACCGCAGTGCAGCCGTTCGCGTACCCGTGGCGAACATCTCACCAAAGTCAGCCCGCATTGAATTCCGCACACCGGACGCGACCGCGAATCCGTATATCGCATTCGCAGCGATGCTGATGGCCGGGATCGACGGTATTCGCCAACAACTCGAACCAACGGAGCTCGGCTTCGGCCCACTCGACAAAAACATTTATGATCTCCCCGCCACCGAGAGAGCCAAAATCCGCGCCGTCCCGTCATCCTTCGAAAGCGTACTCGCTTCCCTCGAGGAAGACCACGAATTCCTCCTGCAGGGTGGTGTATTCACAAAGGACTTCATCCAAAGTTGGATTCAGTTGAAACGATCCACCGAGATCGAACCACTCAACCAGCGTCCACATCCGCATGAATTCCATCTGTACCTGGATTTGTGA
- a CDS encoding alpha/beta hydrolase family protein: MQRAITLTVEGLTLRGMEHVPERATESPVPAVILFHGYTGTKLEPHRSFLKISRALETKGIASFRFDFAGSGESDGDFENMTASSEIRDAKAILQMVKRDPRIESDKVTLLGLSMGGFVAGITAGDLPNDVDKLILLAPAGNFRDLVQYKMSQAGIRSDDQIFDDGGNLVGRGLYEDVIQIDGFGRAKPFRGPVLLIHGTKDEAVPYSVSEKYASDVYGDRAILRLIDGADHTFNSHAWESQVIAHILDFMTT; this comes from the coding sequence ATGCAGAGAGCGATCACGTTAACGGTAGAAGGACTCACACTTCGAGGCATGGAACATGTCCCAGAACGCGCCACCGAAAGCCCAGTTCCGGCCGTCATCTTGTTCCATGGATATACGGGGACGAAACTGGAGCCGCACAGAAGTTTTCTAAAGATCAGTCGCGCTCTGGAAACGAAGGGGATTGCTTCGTTTCGGTTTGACTTCGCTGGAAGTGGAGAAAGTGACGGGGATTTCGAGAATATGACGGCATCCAGCGAGATCCGTGACGCGAAGGCCATTCTTCAGATGGTCAAACGCGACCCGCGCATCGAGTCCGACAAGGTGACACTGCTGGGCCTCAGCATGGGTGGATTTGTGGCCGGAATTACGGCTGGCGATTTGCCGAATGACGTGGATAAGCTTATTCTTCTGGCGCCGGCGGGAAATTTCCGCGATCTCGTGCAGTACAAGATGTCCCAGGCCGGCATTCGATCCGATGACCAAATCTTTGACGACGGCGGCAATCTGGTGGGGCGAGGACTGTATGAGGACGTCATCCAAATCGACGGTTTTGGCCGCGCGAAGCCGTTTCGCGGTCCGGTGCTGCTCATACACGGCACCAAGGACGAGGCCGTGCCTTATTCGGTTTCTGAAAAATATGCTTCGGACGTGTATGGGGATCGTGCTATACTACGCCTAATTGACGGCGCCGATCACACCTTCAACAGCCACGCATGGGAGTCACAAGTAATTGCGCACATCCTAGATTTCATGACAACTTGA
- a CDS encoding NUDIX hydrolase, whose translation MNSRLLVKLYSVLPRTVTARVVRLLKPTYNIGVVALVFDSEGRILVLRHTYHRPDWRLPGGLMERGESPEEVAVREVMEEAYCRIEAPIVLDAMHEAHTFDVAVLARLVDEFPFEPNAEIDERKWVRAEDLPALPSSHLRFIRRAISMMQ comes from the coding sequence ATGAACAGTCGGCTACTGGTTAAACTCTACAGCGTCCTTCCGCGTACGGTCACCGCGCGCGTCGTGCGACTGTTGAAGCCTACGTACAACATTGGTGTCGTGGCGCTTGTTTTTGATTCGGAAGGGCGCATTTTGGTGCTTCGCCACACGTATCATCGGCCTGACTGGCGGCTTCCGGGGGGATTAATGGAGCGCGGCGAGAGTCCAGAAGAGGTGGCTGTACGCGAAGTGATGGAGGAGGCATACTGCCGGATCGAGGCACCCATTGTGCTGGACGCCATGCACGAGGCGCACACGTTTGACGTTGCCGTGCTGGCGCGATTAGTCGACGAGTTTCCGTTTGAGCCGAACGCGGAGATCGATGAGAGAAAATGGGTGCGCGCGGAGGATTTGCCCGCCTTGCCGAGTTCACATCTACGATTTATCCGCCGCGCCATATCCATGATGCAATGA
- the proC gene encoding pyrroline-5-carboxylate reductase, translating into MSKIFVLGAGAMAESFIKGVLQKHVVSPSDITVINRNRPERLNELRRDYGIRPAESIADAEDSEVIIVSVKPYDVRDALKELSPFLHGQTLISFAAGIPIAFMDRVVEGRAQVIRTMPNVPVAVLEGAIAMAVSERVGADQLERAKQLLRQIGTVVELDEELMDAATAFSGSGPGFVSYFLEAMEQAAVELGFSATMARQLLIQTVVGTAKVLEEWRLSPTDLRERVTSPNGTTHAGLAVLNESGMREAILEALTQAAKRSREMGEEYTSE; encoded by the coding sequence GTGAGTAAAATTTTTGTCCTCGGTGCTGGTGCCATGGCCGAGTCATTCATTAAAGGCGTCTTACAGAAGCATGTCGTTTCACCGTCAGACATTACGGTGATCAATCGGAATCGTCCCGAGCGCCTGAATGAACTTAGACGCGATTACGGTATCCGGCCGGCCGAGTCGATAGCCGACGCGGAGGACTCGGAAGTCATTATTGTATCGGTTAAGCCGTACGACGTGCGTGATGCCCTGAAAGAACTATCACCGTTTTTACACGGTCAAACGCTGATTTCGTTTGCCGCAGGCATTCCCATCGCGTTCATGGACCGTGTTGTGGAAGGCCGTGCTCAAGTCATTCGCACCATGCCAAACGTGCCAGTGGCCGTTTTAGAGGGGGCCATCGCCATGGCTGTGAGTGAACGGGTAGGTGCCGATCAGCTCGAACGTGCAAAACAATTACTCAGACAAATCGGAACAGTTGTTGAATTAGATGAGGAATTGATGGATGCAGCAACAGCGTTCTCCGGAAGCGGGCCTGGCTTCGTCAGCTATTTTCTGGAGGCCATGGAGCAGGCGGCTGTAGAGTTGGGCTTTTCCGCGACCATGGCGCGACAACTCCTCATTCAGACGGTGGTCGGTACAGCAAAGGTGCTCGAAGAGTGGCGTCTCAGTCCCACGGATTTGCGCGAGCGAGTGACATCGCCAAACGGTACAACCCACGCTGGACTTGCTGTCCTCAACGAAAGTGGGATGCGAGAAGCGATTCTCGAAGCCCTAACTCAAGCCGCCAAGCGATCACGCGAAATGGGCGAAGAATACACAAGCGAATGA
- a CDS encoding MogA/MoaB family molybdenum cofactor biosynthesis protein, producing MTDRKAVVITVSDGVHSGSREDKSGDLLAQLVETAGFTVAEREVLPDVQAMLVAAFQRHAATPGVDLVVTTGGTGLGPRDVTPEATLGVIERQIPGMAEAMRAKSIEKTPLAMTSRQVVGVRGTTLIVNFPGSPKAVAQCFEVVEPVLHHVIDLIHGNTEHK from the coding sequence ATGACGGATCGCAAAGCAGTCGTCATAACCGTTAGCGATGGGGTTCATAGTGGTTCTCGTGAGGATAAAAGCGGAGATCTCCTCGCGCAACTTGTGGAGACAGCGGGGTTCACAGTGGCGGAGCGCGAAGTACTGCCTGACGTGCAAGCCATGCTCGTCGCTGCGTTCCAGCGGCATGCTGCGACACCCGGCGTCGATCTCGTCGTGACAACCGGCGGTACTGGACTCGGCCCGCGGGATGTGACGCCTGAGGCGACGCTCGGCGTGATCGAACGGCAAATTCCTGGGATGGCCGAAGCCATGCGGGCAAAGTCCATCGAGAAGACCCCACTCGCGATGACTTCACGCCAGGTTGTTGGTGTGCGTGGCACAACGCTCATCGTGAACTTTCCGGGTAGTCCAAAGGCAGTGGCCCAGTGCTTCGAAGTAGTCGAGCCTGTCCTGCACCACGTCATCGATCTCATTCACGGAAATACAGAGCATAAATAG